A stretch of the Clostridium fungisolvens genome encodes the following:
- a CDS encoding chitobiase/beta-hexosaminidase C-terminal domain-containing protein: MKSRKISSFFIATIVIASSFSWTTYASTTTSDTTSKRYIVKFKTKGVDRGKLISSYSGKVKRQFKHVDAAVAEITPQNAAKLLKDSSVAYVEVDNVVKAADTTFSNWGVSDINAPTSWQSGFTGKGVKVAVIDTGVATHSDLSITGGTNVISGSTTTSFSDDNGHGTHVAGIIGAQGVNGGVKGVAPDASIYAVKALDSSGSGYTSDIISGIDWAIENKMDIISMSLGSSQSDSSLQNAVDTAYNSGILVVAAAGNDGNADGTGTNVEYPANYSSVIAVGAVDSTNTRAYFSSTGSKVEVSAPGVNITSTYLNGSYAQMSGTSMATPFVAGDLALLKQKYPSYTNIQLRNLLDSNIVDLGVSGRDSSYGFGLIQAPINTAAVTAPSKPVANIPGGSYTSSQVIALSDATSGASIYYTIDGTTPTAQSNLYTTPITISSTSTLKAVAIDSSGNSSEVLSNTYTITSPVVLPAKPIANVPAGNYSTSQTITLSDKTAGVAIYYTLDGTIPTSKSTLYSGAITISSTKTLKAIAIDASGNSSEVMSNTYVINGPVVIPTPTANVPSGTYKAPLFIKLYDMYPKPLKAFYTLDGSTPTIKSLPYMGYINITASCTLKVIAVDYNGNVSGVLSNQYTIIKPPSDPIVSVRSGIYNKPQTITLSDSTPGVKIYYTLDGSKPTTNSSVYKGAITISKTAVLKAIAVDTTGNTSYITTSFYIIIGSYK; the protein is encoded by the coding sequence ATGAAATCAAGAAAAATCAGTAGCTTTTTCATTGCAACTATAGTTATTGCTTCATCTTTTAGTTGGACAACCTATGCAAGTACAACTACCTCAGATACGACATCTAAGCGGTATATAGTTAAATTCAAAACTAAAGGCGTCGACAGAGGTAAGCTAATCTCAAGTTATAGTGGAAAAGTTAAACGTCAGTTTAAGCATGTGGATGCAGCTGTGGCTGAAATAACACCACAAAATGCAGCAAAGCTTTTAAAGGACTCAAGCGTAGCCTACGTCGAAGTAGATAATGTAGTAAAGGCAGCGGATACTACATTTTCAAACTGGGGAGTAAGCGATATAAATGCGCCTACTTCATGGCAATCTGGATTCACTGGAAAAGGTGTAAAGGTTGCTGTTATTGATACAGGAGTTGCAACACATTCAGACTTATCTATAACTGGTGGTACCAATGTAATTAGTGGTTCAACAACGACATCTTTTTCTGATGACAATGGTCATGGAACTCATGTTGCTGGAATAATAGGAGCACAGGGTGTAAATGGAGGCGTTAAAGGAGTTGCTCCGGATGCTTCGATTTATGCAGTAAAAGCTCTTGATTCATCAGGTAGTGGATATACATCAGACATAATTTCAGGTATAGATTGGGCTATTGAAAATAAGATGGATATTATATCCATGAGCCTTGGATCAAGTCAATCAGATAGTTCACTGCAGAATGCTGTGGATACAGCATATAATAGCGGAATATTAGTTGTCGCAGCTGCGGGAAATGATGGAAATGCTGATGGTACTGGAACAAATGTTGAATATCCAGCAAACTACTCTTCAGTGATTGCAGTTGGAGCGGTTGATTCTACAAATACGAGAGCTTATTTTTCTTCTACAGGAAGCAAGGTAGAGGTAAGTGCACCAGGAGTTAACATAACTAGCACTTACTTAAATGGAAGCTATGCTCAAATGAGTGGTACATCCATGGCTACACCTTTTGTGGCAGGAGATTTAGCATTACTTAAACAAAAATATCCAAGCTATACTAATATTCAATTGAGAAATTTATTAGATAGTAATATAGTTGATTTAGGTGTTAGTGGAAGAGATTCCTCATATGGATTTGGTTTGATACAAGCACCAATTAATACCGCAGCAGTTACTGCACCAAGTAAGCCAGTGGCAAATATTCCAGGAGGATCTTATACTTCAAGTCAGGTAATAGCATTAAGTGATGCAACATCAGGTGCGTCAATATACTATACTATTGATGGGACAACCCCAACTGCACAAAGTAATTTATATACTACACCTATAACAATAAGTTCAACCTCAACACTAAAGGCTGTAGCAATAGATTCAAGTGGTAATTCTTCAGAAGTGCTTAGCAATACATATACTATAACTTCACCAGTTGTATTGCCTGCTAAACCAATAGCTAATGTGCCAGCTGGAAACTATAGCACAAGCCAAACAATAACTTTAAGCGATAAAACAGCTGGAGTAGCAATATACTATACTCTTGATGGAACAATACCTACTTCAAAAAGCACTTTATATTCTGGGGCTATAACTATAAGTTCAACAAAGACACTTAAAGCAATTGCCATTGATGCTAGCGGTAATTCTTCTGAGGTTATGAGTAACACTTATGTTATAAATGGACCAGTAGTTATACCTACACCTACAGCAAATGTTCCTTCAGGCACATATAAGGCACCTTTGTTTATTAAACTTTACGATATGTATCCAAAGCCACTTAAAGCTTTTTATACATTAGATGGAAGTACTCCAACAATTAAGAGTTTACCATACATGGGATATATTAATATAACTGCCTCTTGTACTCTTAAGGTTATAGCTGTAGATTACAATGGAAATGTATCAGGAGTATTGAGTAATCAATATACTATAATTAAACCTCCATCAGATCCAATAGTAAGCGTTCGAAGTGGTATATATAACAAACCTCAGACTATTACATTAAGCGATAGTACACCAGGAGTAAAAATTTACTATACTCTTGATGGATCTAAACCTACAACAAATAGTTCTGTTTATAAAGGTGCTATAACTATAAGTAAGACAGCGGTTCTTAAAGCAATTGCGGTTGATACTACAGGAAATACTTCATATATAACTACTTCTTTTTATATTATTATTGGAAGCTATAAATAG
- a CDS encoding ABC transporter permease/substrate-binding protein, with translation MNTFFSTLLERKGQLGTALLQHMQISFIAIFIAVIIAVPLGIYITKHKRLGEITIQIAAVFQTIPSLALLGVLIPLVGIGKVPAVIALVIYAILPILRNTYTGIKEINSALIEAADAMGMNSSKKLFKVQIPLAMPIIMAGIRTSMVMIIGTATLAALIGAGGLGDLILLGIDRNNNSLILIGAIPAALLAILFDVVLRYLEKATLKKSIVAVGVAIIMTLTIILVPYLSTQKNEIIIAGKLGSEPEILINMYKLMLEDETNLHVTLKPGMGKTSFLFNALKSGDIDIYPEFTGTALETFVKENTKSHDPEEVYEQARVGMAKNFNMELLKPMKYNNTYAIAVSPELAKEYKLNKISDLKDIEKQIKVGFTLEFSDRDDGYKGLQKVYSVNFNNLKTMEPKLRYSAIKSGDINLLDAYSTDSEIVQYNLKVLEDDKQFFPPYQGAPLMLESTLKRHPEISTVLNKLSGKITDDEMAKMNYEVNVEGKTAQEVAKNYLQKEGLLK, from the coding sequence ATGAATACATTTTTTTCAACGCTTTTAGAACGCAAGGGACAGTTAGGTACAGCATTACTTCAACATATGCAAATTTCATTTATAGCTATATTTATTGCGGTAATCATAGCGGTGCCGCTCGGGATATATATAACAAAACATAAGCGTCTTGGTGAGATTACGATACAGATAGCAGCAGTCTTTCAAACAATACCATCTCTTGCTTTGCTTGGAGTTTTAATTCCACTAGTAGGTATTGGAAAGGTACCAGCAGTAATTGCTCTAGTAATTTATGCCATCTTACCTATACTAAGAAATACTTATACTGGGATTAAGGAAATTAATTCTGCGTTGATTGAAGCTGCGGATGCAATGGGGATGAATAGCAGTAAAAAACTCTTTAAAGTTCAAATACCATTGGCAATGCCGATTATAATGGCAGGTATAAGAACTTCAATGGTGATGATAATAGGAACTGCCACACTGGCTGCATTAATTGGAGCAGGTGGTCTTGGAGATTTGATTCTTCTTGGAATAGATCGTAACAATAATAGTCTTATTCTAATTGGAGCAATTCCAGCAGCCTTGCTTGCTATTTTGTTTGATGTGGTATTGCGTTATCTTGAAAAAGCTACACTGAAAAAATCCATTGTAGCAGTTGGAGTGGCTATTATTATGACATTAACTATAATTTTAGTTCCATACCTAAGTACACAAAAAAATGAGATTATAATTGCTGGGAAGCTAGGGTCAGAGCCTGAGATTTTAATTAATATGTACAAACTAATGCTTGAAGATGAAACCAATTTACATGTTACCCTAAAGCCTGGTATGGGAAAAACTAGCTTTTTATTTAATGCACTTAAATCAGGCGATATTGATATATACCCTGAATTTACAGGTACAGCTCTTGAAACCTTTGTTAAAGAAAATACAAAAAGTCATGATCCTGAAGAGGTTTATGAGCAGGCACGTGTTGGCATGGCAAAGAACTTTAATATGGAACTTCTAAAACCTATGAAGTACAATAATACTTATGCTATTGCAGTATCTCCAGAGCTTGCAAAAGAGTATAAACTAAATAAAATATCTGACTTAAAAGATATTGAAAAGCAGATTAAGGTGGGATTTACTCTTGAATTTTCTGATAGAGATGATGGATATAAAGGACTTCAAAAAGTATATTCAGTAAACTTTAATAATTTAAAAACAATGGAACCTAAATTAAGATATAGTGCTATAAAATCAGGAGACATTAATCTTTTAGATGCATATTCTACTGATAGTGAAATTGTTCAGTATAATCTAAAGGTTTTAGAAGATGATAAGCAATTCTTCCCTCCATATCAAGGGGCACCACTTATGCTTGAAAGTACACTTAAAAGGCATCCTGAGATAAGTACTGTTCTTAATAAATTATCAGGTAAGATAACTGATGATGAGATGGCTAAAATGAATTATGAAGTAAATGTAGAAGGAAAAACAGCTCAAGAAGTTGCAAAGAACTACCTACAAAAAGAAGGATTGCTTAAATAA
- a CDS encoding ABC transporter ATP-binding protein, protein MIKFENVSKCYDNVNKAVDSLNLTIEKGEFFVIIGPSGCGKTTTLKMINRLIDLSEGTIYLDDKKISEYNIHELRWNIGYVLQQIALFPHMTIEENIAIVPELKKWDKKKIKDRITDLLESVGLEPEKYRHRKPSELSGGEQQRVGVVRALAADPNIILMDEPFSALDPISRKKLQQDMVKLKKKINKTIVFVTHDMQEALELGDRICIMQEGKIVQCDTPEAIINNPKNDFVRNFFKSANVYRASLFESDYSVKDLVDEGFIGEIGDKEGVGYVNAEESLEKLFSILTKEENIKIKQNEKIIGTLNMEHLVKFVANKLEKDGEI, encoded by the coding sequence ATGATTAAATTTGAAAATGTATCTAAGTGCTACGATAATGTAAATAAAGCAGTTGATTCTTTAAATCTAACAATTGAAAAAGGGGAGTTTTTTGTTATTATCGGGCCAAGTGGATGCGGGAAAACAACTACACTCAAGATGATTAATCGTTTGATAGATTTAAGTGAAGGCACGATTTATTTAGATGACAAGAAGATAAGTGAATACAATATTCATGAACTTAGATGGAATATAGGATATGTATTGCAACAAATAGCACTTTTTCCACATATGACTATTGAAGAAAACATAGCAATAGTTCCAGAATTGAAGAAATGGGACAAGAAAAAAATCAAAGATAGAATAACTGATCTTTTAGAAAGTGTGGGCCTAGAACCAGAAAAATATCGACACAGAAAACCATCAGAGCTTTCAGGTGGTGAGCAACAGAGAGTAGGAGTAGTTCGTGCATTAGCTGCTGATCCAAATATCATATTGATGGACGAACCTTTCAGTGCATTAGATCCAATTAGTCGCAAAAAGTTGCAGCAGGATATGGTAAAGCTTAAAAAGAAAATAAATAAAACCATTGTGTTTGTAACTCATGATATGCAAGAGGCTTTAGAGCTCGGAGATAGAATTTGCATAATGCAAGAAGGAAAGATAGTTCAATGTGATACTCCAGAAGCAATCATTAATAATCCTAAAAATGATTTTGTAAGAAACTTCTTTAAATCTGCAAATGTATATCGAGCGTCACTTTTTGAATCAGATTACAGTGTGAAGGATTTAGTAGACGAAGGATTTATTGGGGAGATTGGGGACAAGGAAGGTGTTGGTTACGTCAATGCTGAGGAGTCACTTGAAAAATTATTTTCTATACTTACAAAAGAAGAAAATATTAAAATTAAGCAGAATGAAAAAATTATAGGAACTTTAAATATGGAACATTTAGTTAAGTTTGTAGCTAATAAGCTTGAAAAGGATGGTGAAATATAA
- a CDS encoding H-type small acid-soluble spore protein, with translation MDRKRAEEILSSPDVINVTYKGEQIYIEKLDSAKDIAYVHPLNQPTGSQEVPLGSLQEQ, from the coding sequence ATGGATAGAAAACGAGCAGAAGAAATTCTTTCCTCACCAGATGTAATAAATGTTACATATAAAGGTGAACAGATTTATATTGAAAAATTAGACAGCGCCAAAGATATAGCTTATGTACATCCACTTAATCAACCAACGGGATCACAAGAAGTACCTTTAGGTTCACTTCAAGAACAATAA
- a CDS encoding DMT family transporter, which translates to MKSQPRIKGFALVIFSTMMWGVSGTVAQYLFQQRGFSPEWLVVIRLLVSGIVLLSFATLRGNKNVRKIWSSKYTIFNLICFALLGMLGVQYTYFAAIKYGNAATATILQYLYPVIITFYMTIRTKRAPSLREVIVITLTIVGTFLIITKGNVSTLSISKLALFWGVTSAFAAAFYTLQPAYLLTRFDSITVVGWGMLIGGLGFSFIQKPWICTGQWSISSILAVIFVVLFGTLIAFCCYLESLKYIKPIEVSILSSIEPLSAAVLSIFWLHVNLGFVQWIGTGCIIFGIIYLSLTKKTPEQKKGCSEISS; encoded by the coding sequence ATGAAATCTCAACCTAGGATAAAAGGATTTGCGCTTGTAATTTTTTCAACAATGATGTGGGGAGTATCAGGTACTGTGGCACAATACCTGTTTCAGCAGAGAGGTTTTAGTCCGGAATGGCTTGTAGTTATCCGTCTATTAGTCTCTGGAATTGTTTTATTGTCATTTGCAACTTTAAGAGGCAACAAGAATGTACGTAAAATCTGGAGTTCAAAATATACGATATTTAATCTTATATGTTTTGCACTTTTGGGTATGTTAGGTGTACAGTATACCTATTTTGCAGCAATAAAATATGGTAATGCCGCTACAGCTACAATACTTCAGTATTTGTATCCAGTTATAATAACCTTCTATATGACTATAAGAACCAAACGAGCTCCAAGCTTAAGAGAAGTTATAGTAATTACTTTAACCATAGTTGGTACATTTCTCATAATAACAAAAGGGAATGTTAGTACTTTATCTATTTCTAAACTAGCATTATTCTGGGGTGTAACTTCAGCTTTTGCTGCTGCATTTTATACTTTGCAACCGGCTTATCTTCTCACTAGATTTGATTCAATAACAGTAGTTGGTTGGGGAATGCTAATTGGAGGATTAGGCTTTAGCTTTATTCAGAAGCCTTGGATATGTACAGGCCAATGGTCTATTAGTTCAATTTTAGCTGTTATATTTGTGGTCCTTTTTGGTACTCTTATTGCTTTTTGCTGCTATTTAGAAAGTTTAAAATATATTAAGCCAATTGAAGTAAGCATACTTTCCTCAATTGAACCATTGTCTGCAGCTGTATTATCTATATTTTGGTTACATGTTAATTTAGGATTTGTACAATGGATTGGGACTGGATGTATTATATTTGGAATAATATATTTATCTCTTACTAAAAAAACTCCAGAACAGAAAAAAGGATGTAGTGAGATTTCCTCATAA
- a CDS encoding nucleotide pyrophosphohydrolase, with translation MNDVIERIRKFRNDRDWSKFHTPENLAKAINIEAGELLEHFLWDNNYNKEEVCDELADVLVYCLHMADALDVNIEEIINNKMNKNEKKYPVEKAKGNSKKYTEL, from the coding sequence ATGAATGATGTAATTGAAAGAATAAGAAAGTTTAGAAACGATAGAGATTGGTCGAAGTTTCATACCCCTGAAAATTTGGCTAAAGCTATAAACATAGAAGCAGGTGAGCTTTTAGAACATTTTCTTTGGGATAATAATTATAATAAAGAAGAGGTATGTGATGAACTTGCAGATGTCCTTGTTTATTGCTTACATATGGCGGATGCTTTAGATGTAAATATTGAAGAAATAATAAATAATAAAATGAATAAAAATGAGAAGAAGTATCCAGTTGAGAAGGCTAAAGGTAATAGTAAAAAATACACTGAACTATAA
- a CDS encoding PspC domain-containing protein, protein MNKKLYKSNSNRMLAGVCGGIAEFFDIDATIVRVLWVIFGLAAGSGILAYILCAFIIPSGD, encoded by the coding sequence ATGAATAAAAAGTTATACAAATCAAATTCTAATCGTATGCTTGCAGGGGTTTGTGGCGGAATAGCTGAATTCTTTGATATCGATGCAACAATTGTACGTGTGCTATGGGTAATATTTGGATTAGCAGCAGGAAGTGGAATTTTAGCATATATACTTTGCGCATTTATAATTCCAAGTGGAGATTAA
- a CDS encoding TetR/AcrR family transcriptional regulator, with translation MSESWHKNLKNKNRAEIITAGRELFLKNNFINVNIKDVCMQAGVSRVTFYKHFKSIDELIFEVQIDILEYMTDSISEAGRVGINGLEKLKNMLYAWTDFARENKDQMKFITLFDLYYEAYDSNEELKMKYENFTKLEDNNFLDNIIRSGIEDRSFKEDINIMKTGFYIFQTMMGVLQRVSYTKIPVACEGITSDDIVLSIVDMIVNSVKSEEK, from the coding sequence ATGAGTGAGTCCTGGCACAAAAATTTAAAAAATAAGAATCGTGCTGAAATAATAACAGCAGGTAGAGAGCTTTTTCTAAAGAATAATTTTATAAATGTAAATATAAAAGATGTATGTATGCAAGCAGGAGTGAGTAGAGTAACTTTTTATAAACATTTTAAGTCAATAGATGAGTTAATATTTGAAGTTCAAATAGATATTTTAGAGTATATGACTGACAGTATATCAGAGGCTGGTAGGGTTGGAATTAATGGATTAGAAAAACTTAAAAACATGCTTTATGCTTGGACAGACTTTGCAAGGGAAAATAAAGATCAAATGAAGTTTATAACCTTATTCGATCTTTATTATGAAGCTTATGATTCAAATGAAGAATTGAAAATGAAATATGAAAACTTTACTAAATTAGAAGATAACAATTTTTTAGACAATATTATACGTAGTGGTATTGAAGATAGGTCTTTTAAAGAAGATATAAATATAATGAAAACAGGATTCTATATATTCCAGACAATGATGGGAGTATTACAGAGAGTGAGTTATACAAAAATACCGGTTGCATGCGAAGGAATAACGTCAGATGATATAGTGTTATCAATTGTTGATATGATTGTAAATTCTGTAAAAAGTGAAGAAAAATAA
- a CDS encoding MFS transporter: MKKEYGYKKFPLFILMINLFIALLGQGMVIPILPDYLKQFNAAGSAAGYLVAAFGAAQFLFSPIGGRLSDMYGRRKLILSGLFLTVISDFIFAISHKLVELYIARFIGGIGLGIMVPSVLAYVADVTTKETRAKGMGYLSASMNLGMVIGPGIGGIIAQFGIRVPYFFASGLGLVATLLTILLPETLSIEKRDSLKSKEKQENIVKQLKQSVHTPYFKYLLLIFVMTFGLVNYETVYSLYVQQRYGFAADRISILITLGAVIGIITQVGLIDKAIKFFGEYRLIRFSLFISSVALLLMLIKVNFVYLLGISSIFFAFNSFLRPTVNTLLANEAGDQQGFVSGLNTTYTSIGNVVGPIMAGNLFDSHISLPYTVGSFILIGAIFLTKNNNKININEVVKDE, encoded by the coding sequence TTGAAAAAAGAGTATGGTTATAAAAAGTTTCCTTTATTTATACTTATGATCAATCTTTTTATAGCCTTGCTAGGACAAGGTATGGTAATTCCTATACTGCCTGATTATCTGAAACAATTTAATGCTGCTGGCTCTGCAGCTGGATACCTAGTGGCAGCCTTTGGAGCTGCACAATTTTTGTTTTCTCCTATAGGAGGAAGACTTTCAGATATGTATGGTAGAAGAAAACTTATATTATCTGGTCTTTTTCTTACTGTGATTTCAGACTTTATATTCGCAATTTCTCATAAGTTAGTTGAGTTATATATAGCAAGATTTATTGGTGGAATAGGACTAGGAATAATGGTTCCTTCAGTTCTTGCTTATGTGGCAGATGTAACAACAAAAGAAACTAGAGCTAAAGGCATGGGATACTTAAGTGCATCAATGAATCTTGGGATGGTAATTGGGCCTGGGATAGGTGGTATTATTGCACAATTTGGAATAAGAGTTCCGTACTTTTTTGCATCAGGATTAGGACTTGTAGCAACACTTTTAACAATTCTGCTTCCTGAAACACTTTCCATAGAAAAGAGAGATTCTTTAAAATCAAAAGAAAAACAGGAGAATATTGTTAAACAGCTTAAACAATCTGTACATACTCCATATTTTAAATATCTATTATTAATATTTGTGATGACTTTTGGATTGGTAAACTACGAAACTGTATATTCATTATATGTACAACAGAGATACGGCTTTGCAGCTGATAGAATATCTATTTTGATAACTTTAGGAGCTGTTATTGGAATTATTACTCAAGTTGGACTAATTGATAAAGCTATTAAGTTTTTTGGAGAGTATAGACTTATAAGATTCTCGTTATTTATATCATCGGTAGCATTGCTATTAATGCTTATAAAAGTCAATTTTGTATACTTATTAGGGATTTCTTCAATATTTTTCGCCTTTAATTCTTTCTTGAGACCAACGGTAAATACGTTGTTAGCTAATGAAGCAGGTGATCAGCAAGGATTTGTTTCTGGACTTAATACGACCTACACAAGTATAGGAAATGTTGTTGGACCAATAATGGCTGGAAACTTATTTGACAGTCATATAAGTTTACCATATACTGTGGGTAGTTTCATTCTTATAGGAGCCATATTTTTGACTAAAAATAATAACAAAATTAATATAAATGAGGTAGTTAAAGATGAGTGA
- a CDS encoding YsnF/AvaK domain-containing protein → MGIFSGLFGDDDNTSSNATRSATGNGKHGKNDARVELRKEELNVSKNKVQKGEVELGKEIVEEHKCMDVPVSHEEVVIDRKSLNNQACNTPIKEQESIRIPVSEERVDVTKNTVVTGEVTAHKREVQQTQHIDQTLKHEEPTINKVGNPTIVDNVNNQQE, encoded by the coding sequence ATGGGAATATTTAGCGGATTATTTGGAGATGACGACAATACCTCAAGCAATGCCACAAGAAGTGCTACTGGTAATGGAAAACACGGCAAAAACGACGCAAGAGTTGAACTCCGTAAAGAAGAACTTAATGTATCAAAAAACAAAGTACAAAAAGGCGAAGTTGAACTTGGTAAAGAGATTGTTGAAGAGCATAAATGCATGGATGTTCCAGTATCACACGAAGAAGTTGTTATTGACAGAAAATCTTTAAACAATCAAGCATGTAATACTCCTATTAAAGAACAAGAATCAATTAGAATTCCTGTAAGTGAAGAAAGAGTGGATGTTACTAAAAATACAGTAGTGACAGGAGAAGTTACTGCTCATAAACGTGAAGTACAGCAAACTCAACATATAGACCAAACTCTTAAGCACGAAGAACCTACTATAAATAAGGTAGGAAATCCTACTATAGTAGACAATGTAAACAATCAACAAGAATAA
- a CDS encoding YsnF/AvaK domain-containing protein, which yields MEKKSSAEQGNVRVYNGITIGMVVGGLFGTILGFLDTSGLLIISALNSTFAFIPLNEIIAGLLLGVILGGLTGDFIEFLSIQRVGSYNDGITLSKNMTYKDIETETLELKEEQLNIAKTWLKTGDVKTHRETITVEKTFTVPIEREELVIEKRTFDSSSGKIKNTPSEIIRIPLNEERVDFTKHKVALEDVSIHREHIKEIKHFEETLKKEKPKVKITGSPKVVNKSHSKHS from the coding sequence ATGGAAAAGAAGTCTTCAGCAGAACAAGGGAACGTACGAGTATATAATGGAATTACTATAGGTATGGTAGTTGGAGGTTTATTTGGAACAATACTTGGCTTTTTAGATACGTCAGGACTTTTAATTATATCAGCTTTAAATTCCACCTTTGCATTTATTCCGCTAAACGAGATTATTGCAGGTTTATTATTAGGAGTTATTCTTGGTGGCCTCACAGGAGACTTTATTGAATTTCTTTCAATACAAAGAGTAGGGTCATACAATGACGGAATAACACTATCCAAAAATATGACCTATAAAGATATAGAAACTGAAACTCTAGAACTTAAGGAAGAGCAGCTTAATATCGCTAAAACATGGCTAAAAACAGGTGATGTAAAAACTCATAGAGAAACTATAACTGTAGAAAAAACCTTCACAGTTCCTATTGAACGTGAAGAGCTTGTGATTGAAAAAAGAACATTTGATTCCTCTTCAGGAAAGATAAAAAATACGCCATCAGAAATCATCAGAATTCCTTTAAATGAAGAAAGAGTTGATTTCACTAAGCACAAGGTTGCACTTGAAGATGTTTCAATACACAGAGAACATATTAAAGAAATCAAGCACTTTGAGGAGACCCTAAAAAAAGAAAAACCTAAAGTAAAAATAACTGGTTCACCAAAAGTTGTAAACAAATCACATTCTAAACATTCTTAA
- a CDS encoding GerAB/ArcD/ProY family transporter, which translates to MEEKGIINTNQFIWLLFCIITSFTVLHTPGILIVQSGRDAVLSIILAWILDVLLAVVYAYMGIRFPGQNMAQYSMTILGKKLGKVVGMMFPLFFFIVAVLLQSGFAVLLHAAFFPKTPVEMILLCSSITVAYAVLKGVEVMGRVCEFFGPIFLISLILLFVLVIPDLHLENLKPQLEHGFYPTISGAILIISFIGICIIMGLYIPICDHPENGFFAKFSAVSMGGITIFLIIVASIGVFSISQAKNMFSPSLRLARYVHITVFIERLEVIWLMIAIGALIISAAEMIWAFSLQTAQVIGLKSYKPLILPSILLSFVLSATSFRNSIDLFDFINFSYPIIAMFVETGLEMFLFFCALILKKRG; encoded by the coding sequence TTGGAGGAAAAAGGAATTATAAATACCAATCAATTTATCTGGTTACTTTTTTGTATAATAACATCTTTTACGGTTTTACATACACCTGGAATATTGATTGTTCAATCAGGAAGGGATGCTGTCCTTTCTATTATCTTAGCATGGATATTAGATGTGCTTTTAGCAGTAGTATATGCATATATGGGGATTAGATTTCCTGGTCAGAATATGGCACAATATAGTATGACTATATTAGGCAAAAAGTTGGGAAAAGTTGTAGGTATGATGTTCCCTCTTTTCTTTTTTATAGTAGCAGTTTTATTACAGAGTGGTTTTGCTGTACTTCTTCATGCTGCTTTTTTTCCAAAGACTCCTGTAGAAATGATTCTTCTTTGCTCTTCAATTACAGTAGCATATGCTGTTCTTAAAGGAGTTGAGGTCATGGGAAGAGTATGCGAGTTTTTTGGTCCAATCTTTTTAATAAGCTTAATACTATTGTTTGTATTGGTTATTCCAGACTTACATTTAGAAAATCTTAAACCACAACTAGAACATGGGTTTTATCCCACTATTTCTGGCGCCATATTAATAATATCATTTATTGGAATATGTATCATCATGGGGTTGTATATACCAATTTGTGATCATCCTGAGAATGGATTTTTTGCAAAGTTTTCAGCGGTGAGTATGGGAGGGATTACAATATTTCTAATAATTGTTGCTAGTATAGGAGTTTTTAGTATATCACAAGCTAAGAATATGTTTAGCCCAAGTCTTAGACTAGCGAGGTATGTACATATAACTGTATTTATTGAAAGATTAGAAGTGATTTGGTTAATGATCGCAATTGGTGCATTAATTATATCTGCAGCTGAGATGATATGGGCATTTTCCCTGCAAACTGCTCAAGTGATAGGACTAAAAAGCTATAAACCTCTCATTTTACCATCAATATTGCTTTCTTTTGTTTTATCAGCTACTTCCTTCAGAAACAGTATAGATCTGTTTGATTTTATAAACTTCAGTTATCCAATAATTGCAATGTTTGTTGAAACAGGATTAGAAATGTTTTTGTTCTTTTGTGCATTAATATTAAAAAAAAGAGGGTAG